The window GGCAGAAAGCGGCCAGAAGCGGCCTGTTCCATGGTGCTTCAAGTTTGCTGCGAGCCGATTTTGGACTGGTATCTTTAGGTGCACACTGCGAGCGCCGCGGCGCTCGGGCTCTAGCAATCACGTCCCCCAGCGAGCATCATCACGAGGGCATTATTGCACCTACATTTTTCTCATTCTCTCCGAGATGATAGTCTCCTGATACAGCTTAATTAGATGGAATTAACAATGCTTACTGAAGAGATTCTCAACGCTCAGCGCCAAGTTCGGACTGACGCGTACCAAATGTCGATTGGCGAAATTGTAGGCATGTATGACAACAAAGAAATCATCATTGACCCAGAGTTTCAGCGCCTTTTCCGGTGGGACATCGGTCAGAAGTCAAAGCTGATTGAATCGTTGTTGCTTGGAATCCCGTTACCATCGATCTTCGTTTTCGAGCGGGACGATGGGGCTTGGGAGCTAATCGACGGTCTCCAGCGGATATCGTCAATCCTTGAATTCATGGGGCGCTTACGGCACCCAGACGATGGGTTGCTGGCGCCGTCCGTCTTAGAAGCCACTAAATATCTGCCCTCATTGCATAACGTGGTCTGGGAGACTTCCGACCTCGCTGACCTTCCAGCAGTGGACCAGCAGCCTCTCGACAAAACGCAACAGTTAGCCATCCGCCGAGCTCGACTCGGCGTCGAAATATTGAAACGCCCTAGCGATGACCAGACCAAGTACGATCTATTCCAGAGGCTGAATGCCGGAGGCACCCAAGCAAACGCTCAGGAACTTCGGAACTGCATAATGCTGATGATCAACCGTGACTACTTCCGGTCTGTGAAGGCCTCGGCGGAGCAGGACGCCTTTAGAAGTGTGGTATCTGTCAGCGATGAGCAGGCTGAAAAGCAAAGACATATGGAGTTGGCCGTACGGTTCTTAGTCCATACCCAGGTGCCGTACGATGGCCGTCTTGATGTTGAGGAATATATCGACGAGGGAATCGTGACCCTAGCGCAGAACGGAGATCCCGCGGACGCAGCATTGCTTATCAATCAAACGTTCCAGCTCCTTTACGAAGTTGCTGGAAATAGCGCCCTTCGACGCTTTCAAAATGGCGCACATGGCGGAAAAGTAGGCCTTGTCGGTCTAGAAGGGATAGCCGTAGGTGTAGCTAAAAATCTTCACGCGATCCTTGCTCTCGGTCCTGTGGCATCTCGAGATTTTGTAAGAGAGCGAATAGAAAACTTCTGGATACAGCCGGCGACCGCGACCTTCACGTCACTCGGCCTCCGCGGGACAGTTCGTATTCAGCGTACCGTTCCATTCGGAGAGGCATGGTTCCGTCCATGAGCAAACCCTATACCGAGGCTAACTTCTCCGAGCAAATAACAGAAGACCGCAACTGGCGTATCAAAGAAATCTCCGACCTAAAGACGGCAATCAGGCGAGGTGACGAGGGCGTACGTAGGGTACTGCTACGAGCCCTAGTTGCCATTTGTTACGCTCACTGGGAAGGCTACGTTAGGTTTTCTGCAAAGAAATACCTAGAGCATGTGGCGTTAAGAAAATTCCAATACGGTGAACTTAATACGCAATTCTTCCGTAACTACTTTCTGCCGAGATTAGCCGCCCTCTCTACGTCGAAAGCTAGCATCGCAGAGCGAAGTGCCTTAGTTGATGAGATTTTGAACTCTGCGGATCAACGCTTCACCAGGGTGAACGACGACCTAATCAATACAAAAGCGAACCTTAATTCTGAAGTGCTTACAGATATATGCTTAGTATGTGGAGTCCCTCCTGAGCCATTTGCAGAAAAAGCTACCTTCATAGACGTTGTTCTCCTTAAGCGAAGGAATGCCATTGCCCACGGTGAAAATACCTTAGTGGCACTCGCTGACCTCGACGAAATCACCAACGAGTCCATTGGGCTAATGCGAGCATTCGGTGACGCTTTAGAAAATCATGTGGTACTGCAAACTTATAAAGCTGTTTAGTTGATGTTGTATTCTCAGAATAGCGGAGGCCATGGCCCCCTCCGTCGCATTAGCATCCGCTTTTGGGCCAGGCTGTGTGAAAACATTTTAGAGCAGGTTTGAGGGTCCGATCCGGAATGAAAATCGCGCGCCTACGCAAATTTCAGGTCTGCTGACTAAACAAACGCTGGCGGATTTGACGTAGCGACGCAGACTTCAAAACGGTGCCTGCGTTTTTACACAGCCTGGGCCGTTTTCAGCCCTTCGCGACAGACAGAAATCGGCCATAAGCAGTCAGTCGGAAATGTCCACGAAACCATGGGCGACTCATCACAATTTTGAACGTCATCAAGATCGCCGAAGCACTAGATATAAAGCCTTCAGCCCTACTAGAAATAGCAGGGCTATAGGTCTCACAAATTCCTCTTAGAAACTAATCAATTATACAAACGAAATGGCAGGTCTTCTGCGACGGCTTGCCCAGGAGTGCATAGCCACTGCCACACTTGTTGTTGTGTTAGGCTTCCCTCGCACAATCGCAATAGAGCCTCACCCAAATCCCCGCTTTCAACTACGCTTAACCGGCCACAGGATGCAATTTGTTGTGGCACACTCGGATCTACTCCGGGATGGCAAAGAGTCACGCAAAAACAATCTCTAAAGCTATGAATTTCGGAGGCCGCCAAAACCTCTACCGCTTTATTGTAATCGACAAGCTTATCTCCCTCTTTAGATTTTAGCTCGACCACAACCGAAGGCGAATCGAAGAATTTGACTAGATAGTCGGGCGCTCCAGTTTTTGTTTTGTCATCTAATTTCTCAAACGCTACACCTAGCTGAACAAGCACCTGTTCGAACGCCACTTCAAACGCATCACCTTTTGCTTCATAATAGTTCTCAATTAGAACCTTGCTCTCGCATCTGCTAGCTCGTTTTAGATGCCTAACAGACATTCGCTTCCGCTGGTCAACTTTCCAATCTCGACAAGCGTCTCGTACCCAATTTGCTTTAGCTTGCGCATTAGGCTTAGATTTTACAAAAGCTAAAATTCTTGCTGAATTCGCCTCAGGACTGCCAAGCATAAGCAATTGCGGCGTTGTGACTCCATGGTGCTTCAAGAGCAACATTTCATGCCTATACAGCTTTAAAGCACTACCCGCCGCAGATACGCCTGTCATCCAGAGAATGTCGTCCGGCAATCCCTCTTGGACTCTGTATGCTAATCTTCGAATGTAGCGCGTCAGCTTAGATATAGCGCGCAGTAAAGTATCTTCCGCTCTTAATTGTGGCGGACGAAGAAGTGGCGGCACGCGCTTATCGGCGGCGGACATAGCTATCCCAGCTAATCCCTGTAGGACCCAGGATAGGTTTCTGTTCATTTCTTTGACAGCGCCAGCACTCAGAGATTTAACTTCACGCTCGATTGCCCTAATCTCAACACCGCTAGTCCATTTCTGGCACAACCATGCCGCATTAGTAGGTGCTGGATCAACTTGCCAAATTGATTCCATTAGGTCATCCGCGAGGTGCTGCGCATCATAAATTGGATCTTTCAACTGATAAGGCAGGAACCGAGTAGGTTTAACTCCATTTCTCGGACGAAACTCAGGGCTGGATAAGCATGCGGAAAAGATAAGCATCTCTAGCCTGGACTTGAGATCCGTCGATTCAAGATGCCCAATGAGCTCTGCCAAATAAAGTGATTTCCTAGACAGAAAGTTGATTAAAAACACCCCAGTTTCAGGTAGCAAACCACTGAACCCGACCGCTCGCCCCACAGGCGTAGGGCTTAGGTCCCCACCAGATGTTTCAACGACGAAGCCAGCATCAATCAACCCGGCCAGAGCAAGACCGACTTTACTCGGCCACGTCTTAAATGCAGTTAAGTTGTTATCTTCTTCCTTTAACGCACTGAACGTTGTGCAAACAAGCTCTTCAAGCTCGGCTCTGTTGTTGCACAACCCTGAAGATATCAGTTGCAGTGAAAGCTGACCGAACCTAGCAGGCACAATCCGCGCTTTGATTTCAGGAAGCTGCTCTATTGATAGATAACTTGTAGCTAATGCGCGTTGCGGCCCGGTACCAAAATATATTACACGCCCTTCTGCATGTTCAAACCCCATACGCCCGACCCGCCCGGACATGTTGTGGAACTCTGCGCTATCTATTGCGACATACTGCCTTTGCTGGCCGTCCCAACGCTCCCAATTGGCAAATACTGCTGCCCCTAGAGGGAAATTCACACCTGCTGCTAAAGTACTTGTAGCAAATACAACATCCAGCTTATTTTCTGACAAGTAACGCTCCACTACTCCTCGCTCTTCGTCAGTCAAGTCCGCATTATGACTCGCAACTCGGAGATCCAGTATCTTCGCCAGCATCGTGTTAGCTGAAGTTTCAGGCAAGGTATCGAACTCTAACGACAACTGTCCTTGCTTACCCTTGTGGTACGAAGCTACAAAAGCCTCAGCAAGATCATAAGTATCTTGCTTTTTCATGCAAAAAACTATGATTGGGAGTGGTGGGTTATCTTGCTTAAGCAGATATGTTAAAGCTGAAATCGTTTCCGCTTTAACTCCAGCAGGCAGTCGCTTGTCCGATTCCATCACATCAGGTTTCGCACTGCTTACTGAATAGATCTGATCGCCAATCCAGCATTCATACCGTAAATGTTTCTCGCGCTTTTGCTCGAAAATAAGCTGAACCCGCAGCCAGTTCGCTAAGTCCTGGGCGTCCTTGCTTTTTAACACTGCTGACAATCCTACAAACTGTTTCCAACCCGCGTTCCGCATAAGTGTTAAAAGGACTTCAACATTTTGCCCGCGGTTTTCGTCTCCCATCAGTTGAATTTCATCGCACACGACAATCGTATTTTGCATGCTTTTCGGCACCCCAGATGCCGACAGTAGCGCTAAATATTTTTCATATGTAGCAATTACCAGAGGAGCACTTAGAGGAGTCGCAGAATACTGTCCCGTGGCATCTTCGACATAGTCCCCCGTGGCAATAACTATGGAAGCACCATCGCCCTCCAAATATCTGTCCAACAACAACGTTTTGAAGTCTTCAAATTTCTGCTTGGCCAGTGCGCGATGGGTCACCAAATAAACTGTTTTATTCCCAGCGAGCAGCCCTTCAGCAATAGCCCAGAGCCCAATTTGAGTCTTTCCCGTGGAGGTAGGGGAAACCACCAGCATGCTTTGTCCATGCGCCACGCCAGACTCCAACGCGAGGTACTGAACATCAGTGAGGGAAATCGCCCCCTCGGATCGGTAGACCAACCCATCGGCCACAGATGCGGACAGACCGTGTTCTACTGGAAAGGTATCCCTCATGCCTAGCAACTCCTGTCATGCGTTGGGGTACAAGCGCCCAGAGCAATCTGGGCGCCGAGTGTCCGAATCCGGCAGAAGCATACGTAGCATTAAATGGCCATATTGGCCATCCTACTAAGCGTCAGAGCGACAATCTGGGGAAAACAGGGCGGTAAAATGCATAGCCATATAATCTGTAACTACATAATTTTTAATAGATTTACACTGGATCATGTAGTGGATTCGCTTTTTCACCACCACTTTAAATCGCGCCTAGTTTCTCAGAGACCGAATGACTGGTTCTGGCCGATAGCTGCCCGTCGGAACGAACCGCACAAGCCCGTATGCGCCCTATAGATTCACGCGGACAACCTCCAAGCGGCTTCAAAATTTGCAGTTCCCCCTAGCGCCCCGTAACTCAGCAGAAAAAATATCAATCTGCCACTATTGTTCCGCCCGATCCTGCCGACACAAGCAGCATCGTTTTTAAATCATAAGGACTTGATGCATGTCTTTTCACACCTTCCGCACCCTCGCTGCACTGACGTTACTCGCCTGCCTCACGCTCACCGGCTGTGCCCACGTTCAACCGCCAGTACCACTGGATCATCAATTCTGGGACGCCAAGGAGCCTACTATCGGCGTGGCGATTACCGTGGTGCCGGAGCCTGTGCTGGCGCTGACCGGCAACCAGGGTCTTCTGGATTTGGCCATCAACAAGGGTGTTAACAGCACGCTCAGCGACAATGTCGAGAAATGGCAAGTCAAGGACCTCAACACGCTGCCGGACGCCATTGTCGCCAAGTTGCAGGCCAAGGGTTACAAGGCCAAACGAATCGACGAGCCGGTGGATCTGAAGGTCTATAAGGAAGTCAGTTTCCGCGAAGGCTACACGGTCCGCGACCTGACGCCGCTCAAGGCGACTTACGGGGTGGATCGCCTGTTGTTGGTCAACATTCTGGCTACCGGCGCCACTCGCAGCTATTACAGCGTCGTGCCGACCAGCGTGCCGATGGCGCAGGTGGGCGGGCAAGGCATGGTGGTTGATCTGGCCGACAACAAGCTGCTGTGGTTCAAACCTTTTGCCGTCGTGCAGGCCGCTCAGGGTGAGTGGGACGAGCCCAACTACGCCAATCTGACCAACGCGTTCTATCAGGCGATGGATACCAGCCGCCAGCAAATGATCACCCCGTTCGAACAACAATGAAACGGGCACTGTTAGCGGCCGGCACGCTGGTCCTGCTGGTGCTGGCCGGTTGCGCGCAGAAGCCTGCGCCGCCGGCCGGTTTCAAGTCGCAAGAGGCGGTGACTTACGTCCAGGCCCATGGGGTCAAGGTGGATGTACAACTGCCGCCGGCGTTCGTGGGGGCCAGCACTGTGGTCGACGCCAAGGCCGCGCAGCAGGCCGCGTCGTCGAGCCATAATCTGATTGCCAGTTCCGGCAACACCGCCGGGCTTGCCGGTTTGCTGGTCGCCAGCCTGATCAATACCCAGATGGGCAGCGGCAGCTTGCAGCGGGATGCGGAAACCGCTGCGGCCAAGGAGTCGCGCCCGCTGGCCGACCTGTTGGCGGGCGTGCCGTTGCAGGAACGTCTGCAACAGCGTTTCCAGCAGGCTTCGCTGGCAGCCGGCCTCAAGCAGGGAGCGGGGCCCGTGACTGCGCGCCTGCTGGTGGAACCTAAACTGATGCTCACTCCCGATCGCGGCAGTTTCGTGCTGATCAATCAGGTGCAGGTCCAGGATATTGCCGGTTCGGCGCTGTACCGCATGCGCATCGAAGTCACCAGCCAGCCGATTCGGCGTTGCGGCAGCCGCTGCATTGATGATGGCAGCCTGGATCTGACGCAAGTCACGGCGGTGCTGGACGAGTGCATCGACGAATCGATGCGCGTGCTGACCACCGACCTGATGCTGCCGACCCCACCGCCAGCCGCCCAGGAAACCTTGCGTTATGTGCTCGATGGTCAGCGCGTGGTCGAGCGCGGTTATCAACTGGCCCACAACGGCAGTTACTGGCGTTATCGCAACCTCTACGGCGCGGTGAAATCAGTGCCGGTGCCGTTCGAGGATGCGCTGACAGAGGCGCAGTTGCAGAAGGTATACGGGCGTTAATCTAGGTTGCGCCGCCGAGCGGGGATAAATACCCTCGCCCAACCAACAGGCGGCCATCGCGAGCAGGCTCGCTCCCACATTGGCGGTTTGGGGCCTTCGACGTTCGGGAAAAAGCCATAAAAAAAGGGCATCCGACTCAATCGGCATGCCCTTTTTTTCTACCGCTTGCCCCCTAACTGGGGAACCCGCGGCGATTATGGATTGACGCTGGCCTTCAACATTTTGCCCGGCTTGAAGGCGACGGTGTTGCTGGCCTTGATCTTCACCGGCTCACCGGTCTGTGGGTTTTTGCCGGTACGCGCGCCGCGGTGGCGCTGCAGGAAGGTGCCGAAGCCTACCAGGGTGACGCTGTCCTTGCGGTGCAGGGCGCCGGTGATTTCTTCGAGAACGGCGTTGAGGACGCGGTTGGCTTGCTCTTTAGTGAGGTCAGCCTTTTCCGCGATGGCGGCGGCGAGTTCTGGTTTACGCATGAATGAAGCCCCTTTTGACGGTTTTTTTGTTGTTATGTCTGGGCTGTACTCATGGAAACAGCCCCTAAGGCGCCGCAGGCTCTACTCTGCGGCAGACGGGAGTGAGGATGGCACGGGGCCGCAGGCGGCGCCAGTGTCAGGGCGGCCTTTGTCGCGCCGAAAGCAGGGTATTTACGACAGAAGGACAGGCATTTACGCCAGCAACGCTGGAAGCTCTTTGTTCAGTGCCAGTTTTTCCATCACCGCCGCGCCGGTCAGGGCGTAACCCAGCAGATTGCCGTTGGCGTCGCGGCACAGGGCCTTGATGTCACTGCCCTGCCCTTCGACGCTCCACACGCCTTCGCTGCCCCGCGGTGGTGGCGAAACCACCAGTGGGCACACCGGGGTTTTCACGGTAATTGGCATGGCACCGTAGCGCACGGCGGTCGGGTTGCCGGCCAGGGTTTGGGCCAGGGCGCGGGCGCAGCTCATCAGCGGCATGACGTACAGCAGGTTCAGGCCGTCGACCTCGGCGCAGTCGCCCAGGGCGTAGATGTTGGCGTGGGAGGTTTTCAGGTGGCGGTCGACCACCACGCCGCGATTGACCACCAGGCCGGCAGCGGCGGCCAGGTCGATGCGGGGGCGCAGGCCGATGGCCGAGACCACCAGGTCGCAGGCGATCACCTGGCCGTCGGACAGGTGCGCCTCCAGCCCGTCGGCCACCCGTTGCAGGCGATTGAGCACCGGCCCCAGGTGGAAACGCGCACCGAGGCTTTCCAGCCCGGCCTGTACCGCAGCGGCGGCCGCAGGGTGCAGCAGGGTCGGCATGACTTGCTCGCACGGCGCGACCAGTTGCACTTCGTAACCGCCCAGGATCAGGTCGTTGGCGAATTCGCAGCCAATCAGCCCGGCACCGAGCAAGAGCACCCGGCGCTTGCCGGCGGCCGCTGCGCGAAAGCGTGCGTAGTCTTCCAGATCGTTGATGGGGAAGATCAGGTCCGAGGCATCACCCTGTACCGGCACGCGCACGGTTTCTGCGCCCCAGGCCAGGATCAGGTCGCGGTAGTTCACCGTTTCTTCGCCGATCCACAAGCGTTTGTGGCCCGGATCGATGCCGCTGATGCGGGTGTGGGTGCGCACTTCGGCGTTCAGTTGCTCGGCCATGGCGCCCGGCTCGGCCATGCTCAGGCCGTCGGCGTCTTTGTTTTTGCCAAAGCCTGTGGAGAGCATGGGCTTGGAGTAGGAGCGACCGTCATCGGCGCTGATCAGCAGCAGCGGAGTTTCGCTGTCGAGTTTGCGAAACTCCCGGGCCAGGTTGTAACCGGCAAGGCCCGTACCGACGATGACGACAGGTGCACTCATGTTGCTCTCCATGTAGCTCTCCATGCAGGAAACGATCAGATAGCGATCATTTCGAAATCCGATTTACCCACGCCGCAGTCCGGGCAGAGCCAGTCTTCGGGTACGTCTTGCCAGGCAGTGCCGGGCGCGATGCCGTCATCCGGCCAGCCAAGGGCTTCATCGTAGATCAGGCCGCAGACAATACATTGCCACTTTTTCATTCAGGTACTTCCTCAGGTGTCGGCATTTGCCGGTATGGTTGGGTCGATGTAAAGCTGCCCCTTCCGGCTCAGGGCGTTTTGTACTGATCGGTCGCGATAGATGCAAGCATGATCGACGCTAAGACCGCCCCGCTGAATCAAATTCGCCAACCGACATGGTAAGCTCGCGGCCTCATTTGCTGCCATTCAAGACCTCTGTGCCGCATACAAATTCGATATTTCCTACACTCCAATGGTTGCCCCAGCCCCTGCTGTCGCCTCGCCCTGACGCCTGTGTGCTCGACTGGCTGTTCGACGAAGGGTCCCTGACCCGGCGCCTGACGCGGCTGTCGGATGAGCGTTTCAGCGTGACGCCGCTGTTCGAAGGTTGGCAACCCTTGCGTGCCGATGAATGTGCCGCGCTGGATCTGGCCGAGGGCAGCGAAGGCTGGGTACGCGAGGTGTATCTGCGCGGCCATGGCGAGGCCTGGGTGTTTGCCCGCAGTGTGGCGGCGCGTAGCGCGTTGCAGGGCGACGGTTTGCAGATGGACGAGCTGGGCAGTCGCTCTCTGGGCGAGTTGCTGTTTTGCGACCAGGCGTTCCAGCGCCGGGCCATCGAGGTTTGCCATTACCCCGAACAATGGTTGCCGGCTGAGGTGCGCGCTCGTGAACTGTGGGGCCGCCGTTCGCGTTTTGATCGCGGAACGTTGAGTGTGCTGGTGGCGGAAATTTTCCTGCCGCGCCTGTGGACCGTCGCCCGCGCCTATTCGGAGAACTGCTGATGTACGTGCAACTGCTCAAATCCTTGAACCGCCTGAACCCGCGGGCGTGGGACTTCGTGCAACTGACGCGCCTGGACAAGCCCATCGGCATCTATCTGCTGTTATGGCCGACGTTGTGGGCTTTGTGGATTGCCGGGGAAGGTTCGCCGTCCCTGGCCAACATCGTGATTTTCGTGCTTGGCGTGGTTCTGACTCGCGCCGGTGGTTGTGTGATCAACGACTGGGCCGACCGCAAGGTGGACGGCCACGTCAAACGCACCGAACAGCGCCCGCTGGTGAGCGGCAAGATCAGTTCGAAAGAGGCGCTGGTGTTCTTCGCGGTGCTGATGAGCGTGAGCTTCCTGCTGGTGCTGTGCACCAATGCACCGACCATCTTGCTGTCCCTCGGCGGGCTGGCGCTGGCGTTCAGTTACCCGTTCATGAAGCGCTACACCTACTATCCGCAAGTGGTGCTGGGGGCAGCGTTCTCCTGGGGCATGCCGATGGCGTTCACTGCCGAAACCGGGAATTTGCCGGCGGCGGCCTGGCTGCTGTACATCGCCAACCTGCTGTGGACGGTGGGCTACGACACCTATTACGCGATGACTGACCGGGACGATGACTTGCGGATCGGCGTCAAGTCCACGGCCATTCTGTTTGGCGATGCCGACCGCGTGATCATCCTGACGCTGCAGGGCTTGGCCTTGGGTTGTCTGCTGCTGGCCGGGTCGAAATTCCAGTTGGGCGGCTGGTTCCACTTGGGGCTTGTGGCCGCTGCCGGGTGTTTTGCCTGGGAATTCTGGTACACCCGCAGCAGGGACCGGATGCGCTGCTTCAAGGCGTTTTTGCACAACCACTGGGCCGGGTTGGCGATTTTCGTGGGGATTGTGCTGGATTACGCGTTGCGGTGAGACCGCTGACCCAACGCTGAACCCACGGTCATGAAATCTTTGTGGCGGGGGAGCTTGCTCCCCGGCCACAAAAGCGTTTTAGCACCGATCAGCTACTTGGGCTTGGCAACCTTCCAGGCACCGCCCATCACGCCGTCACCGGTCTTGTCTCCGGCTTTCTTGTCCTTCACGAAGGTGTACAGCGGCTTGCCGTCGTAGGCCCACTGCGACGACCCGTCGTCGCGCGTAATCACGGTCCATTTACCCATGGGCATGGCAGCGCTTTCAGCCTTGAGCGGTGGCCAGTTCTCGGCACATTTGGCAACGCACGCTGACTTGCCGCCTTGGTCATTCTCAAAGGTGTACAACGTCATGCCCTTGTGGTCGGTCAGCATGCCATCTTTGATCATCGCCGGTTCGTCAGCCGCGTACGCCAGCGCCGGCAGCACCAAGGCAACCGCCAGGCCCAGAGCCTTGATGGATTGGGTAAGGTAAGTCATGGAAACCTTCTTTTGCAGTTGTCAGGAATCGGACTCAAAAGCTTAGTCCAGGATCCTCTACACTGCCGGGTGCCGAAACAAGTGTCACACGACTGCAATAATTCCGTTATCTAATGCGGCGCAAGACAGTTAAATGACAAGAGGATTACCCCATGGTTGGCAGGAGCATTCTGATCGTCGACGACGAAGCGCCCATCCGCGAGATGATCGCCGTTGCGTTGGAGATGGCCGGCTATGACTGCATGGAAGCAGAAAACTCCCAACAGGCCCACGCCATCATCGTCGACCGCAAGCCCGACTTGATTCTGCTGGACTGGATGCTTCCCGGTACGTCTGGCATTGAACTGGCGCGACGCCTCAAGCGCGATGAGCTGACCGGTGATATCCCGATCATCATGCTCACCGCCAAGGGCGAAGAAGACAACAAGATCCAGGGCCTGGAAGTCGGCGCCGACGACTACATCACCAAGCCGTTTTCCCCTCGGGAGCTGGTGGCACGCCTGAAGGCCGTGTTGCGGCGCGCCGGTCCGACCGATGGCGAGGCACCGATTGAAGTCGGCGGCCTGCTGCTGGACCCCATCAGCCACCGCGTGACCATCGACGGCAAACCCGCCGAGATGGGCCCGACCGAATACCGTCTGCTGCAATTTTTCATGACTCACCAGGAGCGCGCCTATACCCGTGGGCAGCTGCTGGACCAGGTCTGGGGCGGTAATGTTTATGTCGAGGAGCGCACCGTGGACGTGCACATTCGTCGCCTGCGCAAAGCCCTCGGCGATGCCTATGAGAATCTGGTACAAACTGTGCGCGGCACCGGTTACCGTTTTTCGACCAAGGCCTGACCCGAGCCCTTACCGCCCGACAAGCTGACAAGGACGCGCGTTCAATTGAATCAAAACTGGCATGGCACCCTGATTCGCCACATGTTGTTGCTAGTGACCGGCTGTCTGGTCGTGGGCCTGATCACCGGCTTCTACGGCTGGAGTCTGGCTGCGGGCCTGGCGCTGTACCTGGCCTGGACGCTCAAGCAATTGCTGCGCATGCATGAGTGGCTGCGCCTGCATAAACCCGACGAGGCCCCGCCCGACGGCTATGGCCTGTGGGGTGAGGTATTCGACAGCATCTATCACCTGCAACGGCGCGACCAGCGCGTGCGTGGCCGCCTGCAAGCGGTGATCGACCGGGTCCAGGAGTCCACTGCGGCGCTCAAGGACGCGGTGATCATGCTCGACAGCGATGGCAACCTGGAATGGTGGAACCGCGCCGCCGAAACCCTGCTGGGCCTCAAGACCCCCCAGGACAGCGGCCAGCCGGTGACCAACCTGGTGCGCCACCCTCGCTTCAAGGAATACTTCGAACAGGAAAACTACGCCGAGCCGCTGGAGATTCCTTCACCCACCAATGACCGGGTGCGCATTCAGCTGTACCTCACGCGCTACGGCAACAACGAGCACTTGATGCTGGTGCGTGACGTGACGCGCATCCATCAGTTGGAACAGATGCGCAAAGACTTCGTCGCCAATGTCTCCCATGAGTTGCGCACGCCGTTGACCGTGATCTGCGGGTATCTGGAAACCCTGCTGGA is drawn from Pseudomonas rhizophila and contains these coding sequences:
- a CDS encoding DUF262 domain-containing protein, which gives rise to MLTEEILNAQRQVRTDAYQMSIGEIVGMYDNKEIIIDPEFQRLFRWDIGQKSKLIESLLLGIPLPSIFVFERDDGAWELIDGLQRISSILEFMGRLRHPDDGLLAPSVLEATKYLPSLHNVVWETSDLADLPAVDQQPLDKTQQLAIRRARLGVEILKRPSDDQTKYDLFQRLNAGGTQANAQELRNCIMLMINRDYFRSVKASAEQDAFRSVVSVSDEQAEKQRHMELAVRFLVHTQVPYDGRLDVEEYIDEGIVTLAQNGDPADAALLINQTFQLLYEVAGNSALRRFQNGAHGGKVGLVGLEGIAVGVAKNLHAILALGPVASRDFVRERIENFWIQPATATFTSLGLRGTVRIQRTVPFGEAWFRP
- a CDS encoding MAE_28990/MAE_18760 family HEPN-like nuclease; translation: MSKPYTEANFSEQITEDRNWRIKEISDLKTAIRRGDEGVRRVLLRALVAICYAHWEGYVRFSAKKYLEHVALRKFQYGELNTQFFRNYFLPRLAALSTSKASIAERSALVDEILNSADQRFTRVNDDLINTKANLNSEVLTDICLVCGVPPEPFAEKATFIDVVLLKRRNAIAHGENTLVALADLDEITNESIGLMRAFGDALENHVVLQTYKAV
- a CDS encoding DEAD/DEAH box helicase; the protein is MRDTFPVEHGLSASVADGLVYRSEGAISLTDVQYLALESGVAHGQSMLVVSPTSTGKTQIGLWAIAEGLLAGNKTVYLVTHRALAKQKFEDFKTLLLDRYLEGDGASIVIATGDYVEDATGQYSATPLSAPLVIATYEKYLALLSASGVPKSMQNTIVVCDEIQLMGDENRGQNVEVLLTLMRNAGWKQFVGLSAVLKSKDAQDLANWLRVQLIFEQKREKHLRYECWIGDQIYSVSSAKPDVMESDKRLPAGVKAETISALTYLLKQDNPPLPIIVFCMKKQDTYDLAEAFVASYHKGKQGQLSLEFDTLPETSANTMLAKILDLRVASHNADLTDEERGVVERYLSENKLDVVFATSTLAAGVNFPLGAAVFANWERWDGQQRQYVAIDSAEFHNMSGRVGRMGFEHAEGRVIYFGTGPQRALATSYLSIEQLPEIKARIVPARFGQLSLQLISSGLCNNRAELEELVCTTFSALKEEDNNLTAFKTWPSKVGLALAGLIDAGFVVETSGGDLSPTPVGRAVGFSGLLPETGVFLINFLSRKSLYLAELIGHLESTDLKSRLEMLIFSACLSSPEFRPRNGVKPTRFLPYQLKDPIYDAQHLADDLMESIWQVDPAPTNAAWLCQKWTSGVEIRAIEREVKSLSAGAVKEMNRNLSWVLQGLAGIAMSAADKRVPPLLRPPQLRAEDTLLRAISKLTRYIRRLAYRVQEGLPDDILWMTGVSAAGSALKLYRHEMLLLKHHGVTTPQLLMLGSPEANSARILAFVKSKPNAQAKANWVRDACRDWKVDQRKRMSVRHLKRASRCESKVLIENYYEAKGDAFEVAFEQVLVQLGVAFEKLDDKTKTGAPDYLVKFFDSPSVVVELKSKEGDKLVDYNKAVEVLAASEIHSFRDCFCVTLCHPGVDPSVPQQIASCGRLSVVESGDLGEALLRLCEGSLTQQQVWQWLCTPGQAVAEDLPFRLYN
- a CDS encoding HU family DNA-binding protein; amino-acid sequence: MRKPELAAAIAEKADLTKEQANRVLNAVLEEITGALHRKDSVTLVGFGTFLQRHRGARTGKNPQTGEPVKIKASNTVAFKPGKMLKASVNP
- a CDS encoding NAD(P)/FAD-dependent oxidoreductase, coding for MSAPVVIVGTGLAGYNLAREFRKLDSETPLLLISADDGRSYSKPMLSTGFGKNKDADGLSMAEPGAMAEQLNAEVRTHTRISGIDPGHKRLWIGEETVNYRDLILAWGAETVRVPVQGDASDLIFPINDLEDYARFRAAAAGKRRVLLLGAGLIGCEFANDLILGGYEVQLVAPCEQVMPTLLHPAAAAAVQAGLESLGARFHLGPVLNRLQRVADGLEAHLSDGQVIACDLVVSAIGLRPRIDLAAAAGLVVNRGVVVDRHLKTSHANIYALGDCAEVDGLNLLYVMPLMSCARALAQTLAGNPTAVRYGAMPITVKTPVCPLVVSPPPRGSEGVWSVEGQGSDIKALCRDANGNLLGYALTGAAVMEKLALNKELPALLA
- a CDS encoding rubredoxin, encoding MKKWQCIVCGLIYDEALGWPDDGIAPGTAWQDVPEDWLCPDCGVGKSDFEMIAI
- a CDS encoding chorismate--pyruvate lyase family protein; this encodes MPHTNSIFPTLQWLPQPLLSPRPDACVLDWLFDEGSLTRRLTRLSDERFSVTPLFEGWQPLRADECAALDLAEGSEGWVREVYLRGHGEAWVFARSVAARSALQGDGLQMDELGSRSLGELLFCDQAFQRRAIEVCHYPEQWLPAEVRARELWGRRSRFDRGTLSVLVAEIFLPRLWTVARAYSENC